A genomic window from Pseudomonadales bacterium includes:
- a CDS encoding acyl-CoA synthetase: MDFHFASVWERVADRVPGRTALIWGENRRTWAEFDQRAARLASVLTAHGLAPGAKVGLYLHNTGEYLEAQYGVFKIRGCPINVNYRYKAEELIYLLDNADVEAVVFQSSYAMRLWEIRKRLPKVKLFLQVDDRTEALLDGALDFETALSRAAPMPRIERDPADVYMLYTGGTTGMPKGVMYPGGEFCGYFVRMGAEGRGLVPPSCLAEVPGYLDQISEPPVSLPACPLMHGTGMWLGAMVPLLAGGTVVLMPKLGFDPDLLFGLVEQHRVSDLVIVGDAFARPMLATLDAAAARGNAYDLSSVKQIISSGVMWSAETKQGLLRHHDMILADVMGSTEGGMGSSVTTRESTSKTAKFTLNEGVAVFTDDGRRVTPGSAEIGKVATSGFVPLGYYKDPEKSAQTFREIDGVRYSFPGDYATVEADGTINLLGRGSACLNTGGEKVFPEEVEEAVKRHPDIADCLVVGVPDERFGERVVAVASSRDASLDETGLIDFTRDHLAGYKLPRHVLFVEQVQRAPNGKADYKWAKKVALAAYGKDTAAGGGAQ; the protein is encoded by the coding sequence ATGGATTTTCACTTTGCCAGTGTCTGGGAGCGGGTGGCGGACCGGGTACCCGGTCGTACCGCACTGATCTGGGGGGAAAACAGGCGTACCTGGGCGGAGTTCGATCAGCGGGCGGCGCGTCTCGCCTCGGTGCTCACTGCGCACGGGCTGGCACCCGGTGCGAAGGTCGGCCTGTATCTGCACAACACGGGTGAGTATCTGGAAGCTCAGTACGGTGTGTTCAAGATCCGCGGCTGCCCGATCAACGTGAACTACCGCTACAAGGCGGAGGAACTCATCTATCTGCTCGATAATGCGGACGTCGAAGCCGTGGTGTTCCAGAGCAGCTACGCGATGCGCCTGTGGGAGATCCGTAAACGCCTGCCCAAGGTGAAACTGTTCCTGCAGGTCGATGACCGCACCGAAGCGCTGCTCGACGGGGCGCTGGATTTCGAAACCGCCCTGTCCCGCGCTGCGCCGATGCCACGTATCGAACGGGATCCGGCGGACGTCTACATGCTCTACACCGGGGGTACCACAGGCATGCCGAAAGGGGTGATGTATCCCGGCGGTGAGTTCTGCGGGTACTTCGTGCGCATGGGTGCAGAAGGCCGCGGCCTTGTCCCGCCATCCTGCCTCGCTGAGGTGCCCGGCTATCTGGATCAGATCAGCGAGCCGCCGGTATCTCTGCCTGCCTGTCCGCTGATGCACGGCACGGGAATGTGGCTGGGCGCAATGGTGCCGCTGCTGGCCGGAGGCACGGTGGTGCTCATGCCGAAACTGGGTTTCGATCCGGATCTGCTCTTCGGACTGGTGGAGCAGCACCGGGTGAGCGACCTTGTGATCGTGGGGGATGCTTTCGCCCGCCCGATGCTGGCCACCCTCGATGCCGCGGCTGCACGCGGCAATGCGTACGATCTCAGCTCGGTGAAGCAGATCATCTCCAGTGGCGTGATGTGGAGTGCCGAGACCAAACAGGGACTGCTGCGTCACCACGACATGATCCTTGCCGACGTGATGGGCTCCACCGAAGGCGGCATGGGCAGCAGTGTCACGACCCGTGAAAGCACCTCGAAGACGGCGAAGTTCACCCTCAACGAAGGGGTGGCTGTGTTTACTGATGACGGTCGCCGGGTGACACCCGGATCCGCCGAGATCGGCAAGGTGGCCACCAGTGGTTTTGTGCCGCTGGGTTACTACAAGGATCCGGAAAAATCCGCCCAGACCTTCCGCGAGATCGACGGTGTGCGTTACAGCTTCCCCGGCGACTACGCCACCGTGGAAGCCGATGGCACCATCAACCTGCTCGGCCGGGGCAGCGCCTGCCTGAATACAGGTGGTGAGAAAGTATTTCCGGAGGAAGTGGAGGAGGCGGTCAAACGCCATCCGGATATCGCCGATTGTCTGGTGGTGGGGGTGCCGGACGAGCGCTTCGGAGAGCGGGTGGTGGCGGTGGCGAGCAGCAGAGACGCAAGTCTCGACGAAACCGGCCTGATCGATTTCACCCGGGATCATCTGGCGGGCTACAAACTGCCCCGTCACGTGCTCTTTGTCGAGCAGGTACAGCGCGCGCCCAATGGCAAGGCGGATTACAAGTGGGCGAAGAAAGTGGCCCTTGCCGCCTATGGCAAAGACACCGCGGCGGGTGGGGGAGCTCAGTGA
- a CDS encoding PspC domain-containing protein produces MSGYRSGSNDSLGIHIRLDSRNGWIAGVCAGIANALKTDPAFVRTAVAVCALFFPKLTIAAYLIAWAVFDHKDRRSEREGGR; encoded by the coding sequence ATGAGCGGCTACCGCTCCGGATCGAACGATTCTCTGGGGATCCACATCCGGCTGGATTCCCGCAACGGCTGGATCGCCGGTGTCTGTGCCGGCATTGCCAATGCCCTGAAGACGGATCCTGCCTTTGTACGCACCGCAGTTGCGGTGTGTGCGCTGTTTTTTCCGAAGCTCACGATTGCCGCCTACCTGATCGCCTGGGCGGTTTTCGATCACAAGGATCGGCGCTCTGAGCGTGAAGGCGGCCGCTGA